The sequence CAAAAAAGATGATGGCTAAGGTAGATATAAGGAAAACTTATGATGAGGTGAATAGGGACTTTCTTATGCAAGTCCTTTGGAGATTTGGTTTCAGTAAGGAATGAATTGCTTGGGTGCAAAGTTGTATCAGCTCCCCTTGTTTTTCAGTCATTATAAACGAAATCCCTCAAGGTTTTTTAGAGTCTAAGAAAGGTATTTGGCAAGGTGATCCTCTCTCGCCCTTTctgttcattattatggcagaggtTCTTGGGTGGTTCAATTCAAAGAAGTGGGAAGAAGGGCTTTGGAAAGGTGTTCAAATTGCAGCAAGAGTGAATCCTCTAACACACttgcaatttgcagatgatacttttTTGGCAGGGGATGTGTTAGCAAGGGAAGCTCGAGTCATTAAGGAGACTTTGGATATGTATGAAAAGGCTTCTGGTCAGAAAGTAAATTGGTCCAAATCtgaaattttcttttttaacaCCAAACCATGTAAACAGAGGGAGATTTGCAGAATTTTAGGCATGAAAGTGGGGTTTCTTCCAGGTAAATATTTAGGAATTCCTTTTTTCGGGGGTGCAAATAAGTCTGATCTGTGGAAAAATCTGATTGATAGCTGCATAAATAGAATGGATGGGTGGAAAAGCAGGTGGCTTACTTCAATTGGAAGAATTTTAATGTTAAGATCTATTGTGTCTGCTATTCCAATTTTCTCAATGATGAGTTtaaagatcctgaaaaaggttatTAATGCAAttcaacaaaggatgaaaaattattttggaatgGAGCAAATGATCATGACAAAATCCCCTTATTGGCATGGGATAAAATCTGTCAAGCGAAAATCAAGGGCGGTGCTAGGTTGAGAGATTGGCACAAAATGAATATAGCTTTAGGGGCTAAGCTGGTGTGGAGCATATACACTAATCCAGACCAAATGTGGGTCAAAGTGTTGTGAGCAAAATATATAGATTCTCCTAAAGATCATAGAATTTTCATAATTTGTAACCCACCTAAAGGGCCAGCCATATGGAATTTCATAGTGGATTGTCGAGGGGTGGTCACTGATCATCTCACTTGGTAGATTGGTAAAGGGTCGAAAGCTAAgttttgggaagactcttgggcAGATTTTTCAGCCATTAAAGATATAGGGGACTTCTCGGTGATAAAGGATCACCTGGTGCAACTTTGGGGCGATCGAGTCAAAGATTATATGAGGACTGTCGATGGGGATTTTGGAAAGGAATGGGTTTGGAAGGATCTTGCGACAATAGGTCTGTCTTCTCAGTCTTAACGATGACTCATGGACGTTCTggaacagagaaatatttttcttACATGCACAGAGGATAGGGTGATTTTGTGTGGAGCTTGGGATGGGAACTATTTAGTTAAATTAGGTTATCAATTTCTGGAAGGTAGGGAGGAGAATCATTCAAGGATATAGGACCTATTTTGGAGTAAAGTGTGCCTTTCGAAAGATGGTGCTTTTGCATGGTTAGTTATTAAAGGCAAAATTCTAACAGGGGATAGAAGGAAAAGGCTCGGTTTTATGGGCCCTTCCAAATGTGTGATGTGTAACAAGTCGAAGGAGTCAATAGATCATTTACTATTGAGATGTGAGTTAGCAATGAGTTGTTGGTCTGATCTCCAAGAGAAACTAAATTGGCAGGGCCCTCTTCAATCCTCCATCAAAGAAGTCTTTCAAAGTTGGCCAAGGTAGCCAAGCAAGTCAACCCTTTCAAGTGTATGGCGAATTAGCCCCTCTTTAGTCATATGGGATATTTGGAAAGAGCGTAACCATAGAATATTTCAGGATAAGGTTGAGGATGTAAGTAGACTATTGCTTAGAATTAATAGGGCTATAGAAGAGGTTGTAGGTGTAGCAGCTTCCCAATCTTTTTCGTTGACTTCTCCCTTTACCTCAATAGATAGAAATATATAGAGAGCTTGGTTGGGATTTAAAATTAGGCATGGCTCTTTGGCTAACAACAGGAGGCAAAATAAGAAAGCTTTGGATGCTCACTAGAAACCTCCAGAAAAGGGTTGGTTTAAAGTGAACTTTGATGGGGTGGCTCAATCTAGCAGAAATGTGGCAGGAGCAGAGTTTGTTTTGTGGAATGATTTTGGAGACTTAATTAAGTGTGGAGCAAAAAGATT is a genomic window of Cryptomeria japonica chromosome 7, Sugi_1.0, whole genome shotgun sequence containing:
- the LOC131856848 gene encoding uncharacterized protein LOC131856848, which produces MAEVLGWFNSKKWEEGLWKGVQIAARVNPLTHLQFADDTFLAGDVLAREARVIKETLDMYEKASGQKVNWSKSEIFFFNTKPCKQREICRILGMKVGFLPGKYLGIPFFGGANKSDLWKNLIDSCINRMDGWKSRWLTSIGRILMLRSIVSAIPIFSMMSLKILKKVINAIQQRMKNYFGMEQMIMTKSPYWHGIKSVKRKSRAVLG